TTCCGGTACCTGATCACGATCCTGCTCCAGGTGCTCTTCTACGCCACGCCGATCGTGTACCCGATCAGCTACGTGCCTCGAAACTCGACCGTGCTCGGTGTGCGGCTCCCGGTTCGGTACATCTACAACCTCAACCCCCTCACCCGGCTCATGGAGGCGTACCGAAGCGTCCTGTACGAGACCCGGTTCCCGGCTGCGGGCACGTGGGCCATCGTCATCGGGTCGGCGCTCGCCGCGCTCGCGGTCGGGTGGGCCGTCTTCGGGCGGCTCCAGCGCCGAGTGGCCGAGGAGGTCTGACCGGTGCCCGAACCCGCCATCTCCATCGAGGGGGTCTCGAAGGTCTACCGCCTCTACGACGAGCGCAACGACTCGCTCAAGGCGACGGTCATGCGCGGGCGGAGGGCTCGCTACCAGGAGTTCTGGGCTCTCACCGACGTCAGCCTCGAGATCCCCGCTGGTGAGACCTTCGGGATCGTCGGCGAGAACGGGTCCGGCAAGAGCACGCTGCTGAAGTGCATCGCCCGGATCCTCTACCCCGAGCGGGGCCGGATCGTCAGCCGGGGGAAGGTGTCCGCGCTCCTCGAGCTCGCGGCGGGATTCCACCAGGAGCTCTCGGGTCGTGAGAACCTCTACCTGAACGGGTCGATCCTCGGGCTGAGCAAGCGCCAGATCGACGCCCGCTTCGACGACATCGTCGGCTTCGCGGGGATCGAGCCGTTCATCGACGCCCCGGTGAAGACGTACTCGTCGGGGATGTACGTCCGCCTGGGGTTCTCCATCGCGATCAACGTCGAGCCGGACATCCTCCTCATCGACGAGGTGCTCGCCGTCGGCGACGCGGAGTTCCAGCAGCGCTGCCTCGAGAAGTTCGCCGAGCTGCGACAGTCGGGCCGGACGGTCGTGATCGTCTCGCACCAGATGGCCGCCCTCCGCAACGTCTGCGCCCACGCGGCGCTGCTGGAGCACGGCCAGCTGCGCGCCGTCGGCCCCGCGACCGAGGTCATCGACCTCTACCGGGACGAGGCCCATTCGGACCGGGTCGCGGACGGCGAGCACGGCGTCCGCTGGGGCTCGGGCGAGGTGCGCGTCGAGGCGGTCGAGATCATCGGGGCCGATGGCGAGCCGACGCGGACGGTGCGAACCGGAGACCCGATCACGCTCCGGTTCCGCTACCGCTCGCAGGAGCCGGTCGAGCGGCCGGTGTTCGGCTTCTGGATCCAGCGGTTCGACGGTGCCTACGTGACGGCCCCGAACCTCCGGGACGCCGACCTCGTGCCGGAGAAGGTCGACGGTGAGGGGTGGGTCGACTACCGCGTCGATCGGCTGCTGCTGCTCCCGGGCGCGTACGACCTGTCCGCCGCGGTCTACGACTACACGCTGAACCATCCGTACGACCATCGGGAGCGGACGCTGCGCTTCGACGTGGAGTTCGGCGAGCCCCACGAGGAGCGCGGCCTCGTCTCGTTCGGGGGTGAGTGGTCGATGGGGGAGGGCCCGCCGTGAGCGACCGCCGCCTCCTCCCGCCGGTCGCCCTCCCGGACCTCGTCTCGGTCGTCGTCGTCGCCGGCGCCGACGCGGCGGCGACGGAGGCCGCCCTCGCCCGGATCGAGGGCCTCGAGCGCGGCGGCCCGCGGGTCGAGACCATCGTGGTCGTGCCGCCGGACGCGGCCGCACCGCCGAGCGCGCCGGCGAGGCGGGCCCGCGAGGTGGTCCGCCTCGAGCAGTGGTCGGGAACCGGCGCGGCGCGCAACGCGGGGGCCGAGGCCGCGCGCGGCGGCCGCCTGGCCTTCCTCTCGGTCGACGCGCGCCCCGGCCCACGGTGGCTCTCGGCGGCCGTCGCGGCGCTGCGGACCGACAGCCGAGCCGTCGGCGCGGCGTCGAAGGTCGTCGCCGAGGACGGGACGATCGAGTTCGCGGGCGCGGCCATGACCTTCGCCGGCGAGCCGAGGGCGCTCCACGCCGGCGAGCCCGAGGAGGCGATCGAGGACCACGCCGACGAGGCGCTGTTCGCCGCCGAGGCGGCGATGATCGTCGACGCGCGAGCCTTCCGCTGGGTCGGGGGCTTCGACTCCGAGCTCGCGCCGGGGGTCGAGTTCGCCGACCTCGGCTGGCGGCTCTGGCTTCGAGGGTTTCGGATCCGGTACGTGCCCGAGTCGGTGGTCGTCGGGCGGGCCTGGCCGCGGCCGGCGTCGGAGCCCGACGCGACCCGGCACGCGTTCGGGTCGCTCGGGATGATCTACAAGAACTACGACGAGGCTCGCCTGGGTCGGATCCTCGCCGCCGCCGTCCTGCAGGCCGGCCGCAGCCGCGCCGGGGCCGCCGCCGCCGAGCGCTTCACCGCGGCGATGCCCGCGCTCGTGGCGGCGCGGGAGGCGGTCCAACAGCAGCGCGTCGTCGGGGACGCGCAGCTGCTCCCGCTCTTCCGAGAGCCCCTCGCGCAGGCGGAGAGTCCGTCGGCCGAGGACGTCGCCGACGCCTTCGGCGTCCAGCAGGAGTTCGCCAGGCACCGGATCGCGATCGTGACCCCCGACGTGCTGCGTCCCCAGATGGCCGGCCCGGCGATCCGCGCCTGGCAGATGGCGATCGCGTTGTCCCAAGAGCACGACGTCCGCTTGGCCAGCACCACGACCTGCGAGCTCTCGCACCCGGACTTCCCCGTCTCGCACGTCGGCGTCAAGGAGTTCAAGGAGCTCGAAGCCTGGTGCGACGTCCTGATCTTCCAAGGCCACGTGCTCGACGACTATCAGTGGCTGCGGCACTCTCCGAAGGTGCTCGTCGTCGACATCTACGACCCGTTCCACCTCGAGGTGCTCGAAGCCACCCGCGATCTCACGGACTACGCGCGCCGCAACGCCGTGCGAATCGCCGCCGAGGTGGTGAACGAGCAGCTCGTGCGCGGCGACTACTTCCTCTGCGCCAGCGAGAAGCAGCGCGACTTCTGGCTCGGGCAGCTCGCCGGCGTCGGGCGGATCAACGCCGCCGTGTACGACGGCAACGAGAACCTGGCGTCGCTCATCGCGGTCGTGCCGTTCGGTGCGAGCGACGCCGAGCCTCGCCACACGCGGGCCGTGATGAAGGGCGTCCTGCCCGGGATCGGCACCGACGACAAGGTCGTGCTGTGGGGCGGGGGCGTCTACAACTGGTTCGACCCGCTGACCCTCATTCGGGCCACCGACCGGCTCCGGCACCGCATCCCGGAGGTCCGCACGTACTTCATGGGCATGCAGCACCCGAACCCGAAGGTCCCCGCCATGCGGATGGGCTACGAGACGCAACGGCTGGCCGAGGAGCTGGGCCTGGTCGGGAAGTACGTCTTCTTCAACGAGGGGTGGGTCGACTACGAGGACCGGCAGAACTACCTCCTCGAATCGGACGTGGGCGTCAGCCTCCACCTCGACCGGGTCGAGACCGCGTTCTCGTTCCGGACCCGGATCCTCGACTACCTCTGGGCGTCGTTGCCGGTCGTCGCCACCCACGGTGACTCCTTCGCCGATCTCATCGAGCTGCACGGGCTGGGGGTCACCGTCCCGCCGCAGGACGACGCCGCGCTGGAGGAGGCGCTCTTCGTCCTGCTGACCGACGAGGAGCGGCGAGCCGCGTGTCGTGCCGCCGTGAGCCGCTGCGTGGAGGAGTTTCGCTGGCAGCGGACGCTGGCGCCGCTGCTCGAGTTCTGCCGCGCCCCGAGGCGGGCGCCCGACCTCGTGGACCCCCGCCAACGGGCCCTGATCGGCGACCCGCTGCTGCACAGCTGGGGCGCGCCGACCTGGCGGGACACGCTCGGGCGAGTCGTCGACCACGCCCGGCACGGCGAGTACGACGAGCTGGTGCGCAAGCTGCGGGGCCGCGCCCGGCGCCTGCTGTTCCCCGACGCCCTCGGTCCGGGGGGCTGGGGAGACGCGGAGTGGCCCCGAGGCTGAGGCCGGGCCGCGGCGCCCGCCGCCCGTCAGGGCGGGGGCTCGAGCGGCGCGGTCGTGCTGGGGCGCGCGTCCCACGACGGCTCCCAGACCGGGGCCTCGAGGCCGCGGCGCCGGTCCCGGCGGCGGGCGCGCAGCATCGGGGCGAGACGCGCCAGGTACCCGACGAAGGCGCGGATCCGCTGCCGGACGATGAGTGGTCGAGGGTGGCGGCCCCGCAGCAGCGGGCTGAGGATGTCGCGGCGCGCGTACGACGCGGTCGAGAGCAGGTACCGGAAGGGGGCGCGCAGCGCCACGCCGGCCGGTGCGTGCCGGGCGACCACCAGCAGACGATTCCGCTCGTCGTAGTACCGCTTCAGCGCCGATCCCTCATTCGTGGTCGCGGCGTGGAGGTGGCGGACTGTCGACGCCGGCACGGAGCGGTAGCGCCAGCCGAGGCGGCGACCCCGCCAGGCGAGCTCGACGTCCTCGTAGTAGAGGAACAAGCGCTCGTCGAAGAGGCCCACCTGCTCGAGGTATCGCCGCCGGAGGAGCACGGCGCCACCGCACCAGGCGAACACGTCCTGCGGCTCGTCGAACTGGCCGTCGTCGACCTGGAGGTACCCGCGGTCGGCCGCGTAGCCGCCGCGGACCAGGTCGGTGCCGACGTTGTTGACGACGGTGAGCGGGGGCCCGTCCAGCGGCACCTCGTGCCACGTCGGCCGCGTCGCCACGTCGAGCTCGACCCGGTGCCCGCCGGACGCCACCGTCACCCGGACCGGCGCTGCCGCCGCCAGGAGGAGCTCGCCCGTGTGCGGACCGCCGCCGCCGACCGGCACCCGCAGGCGGGCCGAGGCCGCGGTCCACTCGGCCCGAGCGGCCGTCGGGCCGGGCTCCGGACCCCAGAACCCGCACACGGTCTGGGCTCGGTCCCAGGCCTCCTTCCCGTCGGTCCGGGCGCCGAGGACGGACACGCCGAGCTGGCGGCGGTCCCCCCGGCCTCGACGGTGGGTCTCGGCTTCGATCGTGAGCTCCACGAACCGATCGGCGAAGAGGATCTTCGGGCACGCCGCGCCGAGGCTGGCGTCAGACTCCAGCGTCCCGACCAGCGGGGCCAGCCAGCCGGCGTCGACGGTGGCGTCGTTGTTGACGAGGGCGACGTACTCGACCTCGCCGAGGGCGCGAACCCCCAGGTTGCAGCCGCCGGCGAAGCCGCGGTTAGTCGCGCTCTCGATCACGGTCACGGCTGGGAGCTCGTCTCGGACCCGGGCCGCGATCCCGTCGTCCGACGCGTTGTCGACCAGGACCACCGGCACGGGATCGGCGGCGGCCGCCAGCAGGCTCCGCAGGCAGGCGAGCGTGACCTCACCGCCGTTGTAGTTGAGGACGACGACCCCGACCCTGGGTGTCATCGGGCGACGAGCTCAGCGACGAGCCGGTCGAGCGACGCCCGGTAGTGGGGGAGGAGGGGGAGGCCCGAGAGGCGCAGGGCCAGGTTGTCGAGCACCGAGTTCGCGGGTCGAGGTGCCGGGCGCGGCGGGTCGAGCTCCGCGGTCGAGATCGGGCGTACCCGCTCGGGGTCGAGCCCGGCCGACTCGAGGACGGCGCGCGCGAACTCGTACCAGGTCACGACGCCCTGGTTCGTCACGTGGAAGAGCCCCGGTCGTCGCTCGGCGACCAGCCGCCGGATGGCGCCGGCGGCGTCGGCCGCGAACGTCGGGTGCCCGCGCTGGTCGTCGACGAACGCCAGCCGGTCCCGCTCACCCGCGAGCCGAAGGATGGTCTTGACCATGTTGGCGCCGTGCCGGCCGCACACCCACGAC
This DNA window, taken from Acidimicrobiia bacterium, encodes the following:
- a CDS encoding ABC transporter ATP-binding protein: MPEPAISIEGVSKVYRLYDERNDSLKATVMRGRRARYQEFWALTDVSLEIPAGETFGIVGENGSGKSTLLKCIARILYPERGRIVSRGKVSALLELAAGFHQELSGRENLYLNGSILGLSKRQIDARFDDIVGFAGIEPFIDAPVKTYSSGMYVRLGFSIAINVEPDILLIDEVLAVGDAEFQQRCLEKFAELRQSGRTVVIVSHQMAALRNVCAHAALLEHGQLRAVGPATEVIDLYRDEAHSDRVADGEHGVRWGSGEVRVEAVEIIGADGEPTRTVRTGDPITLRFRYRSQEPVERPVFGFWIQRFDGAYVTAPNLRDADLVPEKVDGEGWVDYRVDRLLLLPGAYDLSAAVYDYTLNHPYDHRERTLRFDVEFGEPHEERGLVSFGGEWSMGEGPP
- a CDS encoding glycosyltransferase: MSDRRLLPPVALPDLVSVVVVAGADAAATEAALARIEGLERGGPRVETIVVVPPDAAAPPSAPARRAREVVRLEQWSGTGAARNAGAEAARGGRLAFLSVDARPGPRWLSAAVAALRTDSRAVGAASKVVAEDGTIEFAGAAMTFAGEPRALHAGEPEEAIEDHADEALFAAEAAMIVDARAFRWVGGFDSELAPGVEFADLGWRLWLRGFRIRYVPESVVVGRAWPRPASEPDATRHAFGSLGMIYKNYDEARLGRILAAAVLQAGRSRAGAAAAERFTAAMPALVAAREAVQQQRVVGDAQLLPLFREPLAQAESPSAEDVADAFGVQQEFARHRIAIVTPDVLRPQMAGPAIRAWQMAIALSQEHDVRLASTTTCELSHPDFPVSHVGVKEFKELEAWCDVLIFQGHVLDDYQWLRHSPKVLVVDIYDPFHLEVLEATRDLTDYARRNAVRIAAEVVNEQLVRGDYFLCASEKQRDFWLGQLAGVGRINAAVYDGNENLASLIAVVPFGASDAEPRHTRAVMKGVLPGIGTDDKVVLWGGGVYNWFDPLTLIRATDRLRHRIPEVRTYFMGMQHPNPKVPAMRMGYETQRLAEELGLVGKYVFFNEGWVDYEDRQNYLLESDVGVSLHLDRVETAFSFRTRILDYLWASLPVVATHGDSFADLIELHGLGVTVPPQDDAALEEALFVLLTDEERRAACRAAVSRCVEEFRWQRTLAPLLEFCRAPRRAPDLVDPRQRALIGDPLLHSWGAPTWRDTLGRVVDHARHGEYDELVRKLRGRARRLLFPDALGPGGWGDAEWPRG
- a CDS encoding glycosyltransferase family 2 protein; translation: MTPRVGVVVLNYNGGEVTLACLRSLLAAAADPVPVVLVDNASDDGIAARVRDELPAVTVIESATNRGFAGGCNLGVRALGEVEYVALVNNDATVDAGWLAPLVGTLESDASLGAACPKILFADRFVELTIEAETHRRGRGDRRQLGVSVLGARTDGKEAWDRAQTVCGFWGPEPGPTAARAEWTAASARLRVPVGGGGPHTGELLLAAAAPVRVTVASGGHRVELDVATRPTWHEVPLDGPPLTVVNNVGTDLVRGGYAADRGYLQVDDGQFDEPQDVFAWCGGAVLLRRRYLEQVGLFDERLFLYYEDVELAWRGRRLGWRYRSVPASTVRHLHAATTNEGSALKRYYDERNRLLVVARHAPAGVALRAPFRYLLSTASYARRDILSPLLRGRHPRPLIVRQRIRAFVGYLARLAPMLRARRRDRRRGLEAPVWEPSWDARPSTTAPLEPPP